A stretch of Shinella zoogloeoides DNA encodes these proteins:
- a CDS encoding PAS-domain containing protein, producing MAESHDEMLVAACARVGAHPHPAYVKSSELRYLAVNDAYARLFGRSPAEMVGLRSDEIGEAPGHGDRSDPERRCLIFGNPERARYVHPFDGCFDIALRRERISPAISILVGLFTPVVEVLATTVRAAANGNGAAARSAAPPQMEREDARTHVESALDAMGAGVAVFGADDRLRYANRSMREFYGALVGETAGGAISLSAIVEALHALEIGPASADERARWVASRLAEYSLPLHESLMRMAGGWIRLVSQRRPDGTLVVLRLDATALKESEGRLQQHSQEISLYRALLDELPVASFMRDENQRMIFANRAYVDLTGRQPEELLGLTTLEMYPEQGEEFHDQNQFVLDTGELFESEIDYIRSDGSVLPTISRLYRVTTLDDKNYLIGSLTDTTLLKKREEQLIETQRLAEAARADLESVVESLPVGIVVVDETNTIDLVNGAFEELWGGALPPMKGRPLMELLRFQQEQGGVSDDGRARADGYEACIASIRAGSAPVREVSYANGRTVIEAGCVVSGGRCLLTYIDITERREREREVLETRSALEDIGSLMKDAVSSMSQGLLIIENGVVVISNEALATMIAMPPHLLQPGALMQEVLQSCIDRKIAGFDGEDPVDASEFERILFTGKPASLTVFSGYQRWLRLDVTPTSRGRDVMVFSDITALKDREDELRRLVTRAETADKAKSEFLANMSHEIRTPMNGVLGMAELLAKSNLDTRQKTFIDIMVKSGNALLTIINDILDFSKIDAGQMVLRDVAFNPVEAIEDVATLLSAKAAEKDIELVVRGAANMPAAVMGDAGRFRQIVTNLVGNAVKFTDRGHVLIDLASETTESGVEIVISVEDTGAGIPAEKMESIFEKFSQVDSSSTRRHEGTGLGLAITDGLTRLFGGVLEARSEVGRGSVFTVRLPMALAVSSLPARIVPARATGARILVVDAHDLSRKAAHDMLLEWGYDATAVGSEAEALAVLAAAADIGVAVDAILLDYRPERSPAFVRALRDGAATADIAVIVLTSMNLSTEDQHRSSQDVQAHLMKPARADLLRETVAEVLRAVRGAKGAPAAQDAAQAKVLPLRPQAPPPAAVTGGETLDVLVAEDNEVNQILFTQLLLASGLRFRLVENGAQAVEVFRASRPGMILMDVSMPVMNGLEASREIRALESGSGHRVPIVAVTAHVLDGDREQCFAAGMDDYLAKPISIEKLEEKLDRWLKPGKAQAVNGVLH from the coding sequence GTGGCTGAATCTCATGACGAAATGCTGGTGGCGGCGTGCGCGCGCGTTGGCGCGCACCCGCATCCGGCCTACGTCAAGAGCAGCGAGTTGCGCTACCTCGCGGTGAACGATGCCTATGCGCGTCTTTTCGGCCGTTCCCCGGCGGAGATGGTGGGCCTTCGCAGCGACGAGATCGGCGAGGCGCCCGGCCATGGCGACCGGAGCGACCCGGAACGCCGCTGCCTGATCTTCGGCAATCCCGAGCGCGCGCGCTATGTTCATCCTTTCGACGGCTGTTTCGACATCGCGCTGAGGCGCGAGCGGATTTCTCCCGCGATATCCATTCTCGTCGGCCTCTTCACGCCGGTCGTGGAGGTGCTTGCCACGACCGTTCGCGCCGCCGCCAACGGAAACGGCGCGGCAGCCCGGTCCGCAGCGCCCCCGCAGATGGAGCGGGAGGATGCGCGCACGCATGTCGAAAGCGCGCTCGACGCCATGGGGGCGGGGGTCGCCGTCTTCGGCGCGGATGATCGGCTACGCTACGCCAATCGCAGCATGCGGGAATTCTATGGCGCTCTCGTCGGTGAAACGGCCGGCGGCGCGATCAGCCTTTCCGCGATCGTCGAGGCGTTGCACGCGCTCGAGATCGGGCCGGCGTCTGCGGATGAGCGCGCGCGTTGGGTCGCCAGCCGGCTCGCCGAGTACAGCCTGCCGCTTCACGAATCCCTCATGCGAATGGCGGGCGGCTGGATACGCCTCGTCAGCCAGCGCCGGCCGGATGGCACGCTGGTCGTGCTGCGGCTGGACGCCACGGCGCTGAAGGAGAGCGAGGGACGGCTGCAGCAGCATTCGCAGGAGATCAGCCTTTACCGCGCGCTGCTCGACGAGCTGCCGGTCGCAAGCTTCATGCGCGACGAGAACCAGCGCATGATTTTCGCCAACCGGGCCTATGTCGACCTGACGGGCCGGCAGCCAGAAGAACTGCTCGGCCTCACCACGCTCGAAATGTACCCCGAGCAGGGCGAGGAATTCCACGACCAGAACCAGTTCGTGCTGGATACCGGCGAGCTGTTCGAATCCGAGATCGACTATATCCGGTCGGACGGCTCGGTGCTGCCCACGATCTCGCGGCTCTATCGCGTCACCACGCTCGACGACAAGAACTACCTCATCGGATCGCTCACCGACACCACGCTGCTGAAGAAGCGCGAGGAACAGTTGATCGAGACGCAGCGCCTGGCGGAAGCGGCGCGGGCCGATCTCGAAAGCGTGGTGGAATCGCTGCCGGTGGGCATCGTGGTCGTCGACGAGACGAACACGATCGACCTGGTGAACGGGGCTTTCGAGGAGCTGTGGGGCGGCGCCCTGCCGCCGATGAAGGGCCGGCCGCTGATGGAGCTGCTGCGCTTCCAGCAGGAGCAGGGCGGCGTCAGCGACGACGGCCGCGCCCGGGCCGACGGTTACGAGGCCTGCATCGCCAGCATCCGCGCCGGCAGCGCGCCGGTGCGCGAGGTCTCCTATGCCAACGGACGTACGGTGATCGAGGCCGGCTGCGTGGTTTCCGGTGGCCGCTGCCTGCTCACCTATATCGACATCACCGAGCGGCGCGAGCGCGAGCGCGAGGTGCTGGAGACCCGCAGCGCGCTCGAGGATATCGGCAGCCTCATGAAGGATGCCGTTTCCTCGATGAGCCAGGGCCTGCTGATCATCGAGAACGGTGTGGTGGTGATTTCCAACGAGGCGCTCGCCACGATGATCGCCATGCCGCCGCATCTGTTGCAGCCGGGCGCGCTGATGCAGGAGGTGCTGCAAAGCTGCATCGACCGCAAGATCGCCGGTTTCGATGGCGAGGACCCGGTCGATGCGAGTGAGTTCGAGCGCATCCTCTTCACCGGCAAGCCCGCGTCGCTGACGGTGTTCAGCGGCTACCAGCGCTGGCTGCGGCTGGATGTGACGCCGACGAGCCGTGGCCGCGACGTCATGGTCTTCTCCGACATCACCGCCCTCAAGGACCGCGAGGATGAGCTGCGCCGCCTCGTGACCCGGGCGGAGACGGCCGACAAGGCGAAATCGGAATTCCTGGCCAATATGAGCCATGAGATTCGCACGCCCATGAACGGCGTGCTCGGCATGGCCGAACTGCTCGCCAAGTCCAACCTCGACACGCGTCAGAAGACCTTCATCGACATCATGGTGAAATCCGGCAATGCGCTCCTGACGATCATCAACGACATCCTCGACTTCTCGAAGATCGATGCCGGCCAGATGGTGCTGCGCGATGTCGCCTTCAATCCGGTTGAGGCCATCGAGGACGTGGCGACGCTCCTGTCGGCGAAAGCGGCGGAAAAGGACATCGAGCTTGTCGTGCGCGGCGCGGCCAACATGCCGGCGGCGGTGATGGGCGATGCCGGCCGCTTCCGGCAGATCGTCACCAATCTCGTCGGCAACGCCGTCAAGTTCACCGATCGCGGCCATGTGCTGATCGATCTTGCCTCCGAGACCACCGAGAGCGGCGTCGAGATCGTCATCAGCGTCGAGGATACGGGCGCGGGCATTCCGGCCGAGAAGATGGAATCGATCTTCGAGAAGTTCTCGCAGGTCGACAGTTCCTCGACGCGCCGGCACGAGGGCACCGGCCTCGGCCTTGCCATCACCGACGGATTGACGCGCCTTTTCGGCGGCGTGCTGGAGGCCCGAAGTGAGGTCGGTCGCGGTTCTGTCTTCACCGTCCGCCTGCCGATGGCGCTCGCCGTCTCCTCGCTGCCGGCCCGCATCGTCCCGGCGCGCGCGACGGGTGCGCGCATCCTCGTCGTCGATGCGCACGACCTGTCCCGCAAGGCCGCGCACGACATGCTGCTCGAATGGGGCTACGACGCCACGGCCGTGGGGTCCGAGGCCGAGGCGCTGGCCGTGCTCGCGGCGGCGGCGGATATCGGCGTGGCGGTCGATGCGATCCTGCTCGACTACCGGCCCGAGCGCTCGCCGGCCTTCGTACGGGCCTTGCGCGACGGCGCGGCGACGGCGGATATCGCCGTGATCGTGCTGACCTCCATGAACCTTTCGACGGAAGACCAGCACCGGTCCTCGCAGGATGTGCAGGCGCATCTGATGAAGCCGGCCCGGGCCGATCTCCTGCGCGAGACGGTGGCCGAGGTGCTGCGCGCGGTGCGGGGCGCGAAGGGCGCCCCGGCGGCGCAGGACGCCGCACAGGCCAAGGTCCTGCCGCTTCGCCCGCAGGCGCCGCCTCCTGCCGCGGTGACGGGCGGCGAGACGCTGGACGTGCTGGTCGCGGAGGACAACGAGGTCAACCAGATCCTCTTTACCCAGTTGCTGCTGGCGTCGGGCCTGCGCTTCCGTCTGGTGGAGAACGGTGCGCAGGCGGTCGAGGTCTTTCGCGCCAGCCGCCCGGGCATGATCCTGATGGACGTCTCCATGCCCGTCATGAACGGCCTGGAAGCGAGCCGGGAAATCCGCGCGCTGGAAAGCGGCAGCGGCCACCGCGTTCCCATCGTCGCCGTCACCGCCCATGTGCTCGACGGCGATCGCGAGCAATGCTTCGCCGCCGGCATGGACGATTATCTCGCCAAGCCGATCAGCATCGAGAAGCTGGAGGAGAAGCTGGATCGCTGGCTGAAGCCGGGCAAGGCGCAGGCCGTAAACGGCGTCTTGCACTAG
- the puuE gene encoding allantoinase PuuE, with the protein MTDKTYPRDLIGYGRTPPQVRWPGDANIAVQFVVNYEEGGESCILDGDAASENLLSEIVGAQPWPGQRNLNMESIYEYGSRAGFWRLHRLFTSRNVTTTVYGVTLAMARNPEAVAAMKEAGWEIASHGYRWLEYKDYSEEKEREHIREAVRLHKELTGSHPLGMYQGKPSDNTLRLVMEEGGFVYSSDSYADDLPYFVPGIDGEPFLIIPYTLETNDMRFATPQGFNAGDQFFNYLKDAFDVLYQEGKEGSPKMLNIGLHCRLVGRPGRAAALARFVDYVLAHEKVWIPRRIDIARHWIENYHPTKGKSA; encoded by the coding sequence ATGACTGACAAGACTTATCCGCGCGACCTGATCGGTTACGGCCGCACTCCGCCGCAGGTTCGCTGGCCGGGCGATGCCAATATCGCCGTGCAATTCGTGGTGAACTACGAGGAAGGCGGCGAAAGCTGCATTCTCGACGGCGATGCGGCGTCGGAGAATCTCCTGTCGGAAATCGTCGGCGCGCAGCCCTGGCCGGGCCAGCGCAACCTCAATATGGAATCGATCTACGAATACGGTTCGCGCGCCGGCTTCTGGCGGCTGCATCGGCTCTTCACCAGCCGGAACGTCACCACCACGGTCTACGGCGTGACGCTCGCCATGGCGCGCAATCCGGAAGCCGTCGCGGCGATGAAGGAAGCCGGCTGGGAAATCGCCAGCCACGGCTACCGCTGGCTGGAATACAAGGACTATTCCGAAGAGAAGGAGCGCGAGCACATCCGCGAGGCCGTGCGCCTGCACAAGGAACTGACCGGCTCGCATCCGCTCGGCATGTACCAGGGCAAGCCCTCGGACAACACGCTGCGCCTCGTCATGGAGGAGGGCGGCTTCGTCTATTCGTCCGACTCCTATGCCGACGACCTGCCGTATTTTGTGCCGGGCATCGACGGCGAACCCTTCCTGATCATTCCCTACACGCTCGAAACGAACGACATGCGTTTCGCAACGCCGCAGGGCTTCAACGCCGGCGACCAGTTCTTCAACTACCTGAAGGACGCCTTCGACGTGCTCTACCAGGAAGGCAAGGAAGGCAGCCCGAAGATGCTGAATATCGGCCTTCATTGCCGCCTCGTCGGCCGCCCCGGCCGCGCCGCCGCGCTCGCCCGCTTCGTCGACTACGTGCTCGCCCATGAGAAGGTCTGGATCCCGCGCCGCATCGACATCGCGCGCCACTGGATCGAGAACTACCATCCGACGAAGGGAAAGAGCGCATGA
- a CDS encoding DMT family transporter, translated as MSLDRLAPAIFVLLWSTGWVVAKFAALLSEPLTFLCIRYLTAAVLFAGLCVASGASWPRDGRTVLHAIVSGVFLHGIYLGAVWWAIGEGVPAALSSIIAALQPLMTALAAPFFIGERLSVTQKLGLCLGFFGVLIAVLPKFFGQGAAEIPALAILVNMLGMAAVTYGTIYQKQHLQTGDIRAVATLQYVGALIVTLPLALGLETPHVEISFAFFALLAWSVLGISMGAILLLLYLIRRGQVSRAASLIYLVPPIAALQAAAIFGEELTVPMILGTVIVVAGVYLTNRKDVAPAE; from the coding sequence ATGTCCCTCGATCGCCTGGCTCCGGCCATTTTCGTCCTGCTTTGGTCCACGGGTTGGGTCGTCGCCAAGTTCGCGGCCCTGCTTTCGGAGCCGCTGACCTTCCTGTGCATCCGCTATCTCACCGCGGCCGTCCTGTTCGCGGGGCTTTGCGTTGCGTCCGGTGCCTCCTGGCCGCGCGACGGACGCACCGTCCTGCACGCCATCGTCTCCGGTGTTTTCCTGCACGGTATCTATCTCGGCGCGGTCTGGTGGGCGATCGGCGAGGGCGTGCCGGCGGCGCTGTCCTCGATCATCGCCGCGCTCCAGCCGCTGATGACGGCGCTGGCGGCACCGTTCTTCATCGGCGAGCGGTTGAGCGTCACGCAGAAGCTTGGCCTCTGTCTCGGCTTTTTCGGCGTGCTCATCGCCGTGCTGCCGAAATTCTTCGGTCAGGGCGCGGCGGAAATCCCGGCCCTCGCCATCCTCGTCAACATGCTCGGCATGGCCGCCGTGACCTACGGCACGATCTATCAGAAGCAGCACCTCCAGACCGGCGACATTCGCGCCGTCGCCACGCTGCAATATGTCGGTGCGCTGATCGTCACGCTGCCTCTCGCACTCGGTCTCGAAACCCCGCATGTCGAGATAAGCTTTGCTTTTTTCGCGCTGCTTGCCTGGTCGGTGCTCGGCATCTCGATGGGGGCGATCCTGCTGTTGCTCTACCTCATTCGCCGCGGACAGGTCTCGCGCGCGGCCTCGCTCATCTATCTGGTGCCGCCCATCGCGGCGCTGCAGGCGGCCGCGATTTTTGGTGAGGAGCTGACGGTTCCGATGATCCTCGGCACGGTGATCGTGGTGGCGGGGGTGTACCTTACCAATCGCAAGGATGTGGCGCCGGCCGAGTGA
- a CDS encoding ureidoglycolate lyase codes for MAEKLTIQPLTKEAFAPFGSVIETDPAAMRYINGGTTERYNALAVAEAVGEDAKVIINIFRGSPRSFPYAIGMMERHPFGSQSFSPIDNRPWLVVVAADEGGRPGRPQVFLAGGRQGVNYGRNVWHHPLMAIGAVSDFLVVDRLGGGNNVIEHFFDTPFVIEQP; via the coding sequence ATGGCTGAAAAACTGACGATCCAGCCCCTCACCAAGGAAGCCTTCGCCCCCTTCGGCAGCGTGATCGAGACCGATCCCGCCGCCATGCGCTACATCAACGGCGGCACGACAGAGCGCTACAACGCGCTCGCCGTGGCCGAGGCGGTGGGCGAGGATGCGAAGGTCATCATCAACATCTTCCGCGGCAGCCCGCGCAGCTTCCCCTATGCCATCGGTATGATGGAGCGCCATCCCTTCGGCAGCCAGAGTTTCTCGCCCATCGACAACCGGCCGTGGCTGGTGGTCGTGGCGGCGGACGAGGGTGGCAGGCCCGGCCGGCCGCAGGTCTTCCTCGCCGGCGGACGCCAGGGCGTCAACTACGGCCGCAACGTCTGGCATCATCCGCTGATGGCCATCGGCGCGGTGAGCGACTTCCTCGTCGTCGACCGTCTCGGTGGCGGCAACAACGTGATCGAACACTTCTTCGATACGCCCTTCGTCATCGAGCAGCCCTGA
- the mnmD gene encoding tRNA (5-methylaminomethyl-2-thiouridine)(34)-methyltransferase MnmD, with amino-acid sequence MADHDPEQTPPSETVLDWHEGDMPYSRAFDDHFYCRSDGRLECGHVFLSGNDLPHRWQRDEPFRIAELGFGTGLNLCETWRQWRETAPGDASLAFTSFERFPMARADIDRALAHWPEIDRERAVLTAKWPDAPQGRIEIELAPRVHLTVVCGTALDSLQREEAPFDAWYLDGFAPSRNPDMWSAELMAEVCRLTAADGRFATYAAAGFVRRNLLAAGFSVERRPGFAGKREMLCGGKATS; translated from the coding sequence ATGGCTGACCACGATCCTGAACAGACACCGCCGAGCGAAACGGTCCTCGACTGGCACGAGGGCGATATGCCCTATTCACGCGCCTTTGACGACCACTTTTATTGTCGCAGCGACGGGCGGCTGGAATGCGGCCATGTCTTCCTTTCGGGCAACGACCTGCCGCACCGCTGGCAGCGTGACGAACCTTTCCGCATCGCCGAACTCGGCTTCGGCACCGGCCTCAACCTGTGCGAGACCTGGCGTCAGTGGCGCGAGACGGCCCCCGGCGACGCCAGCCTCGCCTTCACCTCCTTCGAGCGTTTTCCGATGGCGCGCGCCGATATCGACCGGGCGCTGGCGCACTGGCCGGAGATCGACCGGGAACGTGCGGTGCTGACGGCGAAATGGCCGGACGCGCCGCAAGGCCGCATCGAGATCGAGCTTGCGCCGCGCGTCCACCTTACCGTCGTCTGCGGCACGGCGCTCGACAGCCTGCAACGGGAGGAGGCGCCGTTCGACGCCTGGTACCTCGACGGCTTCGCCCCCTCGCGCAATCCGGACATGTGGTCGGCGGAACTGATGGCTGAGGTCTGCCGCCTCACTGCCGCGGACGGCCGCTTCGCCACCTACGCCGCCGCCGGCTTCGTGCGGCGCAACCTGCTTGCCGCAGGCTTCTCGGTGGAGCGCCGGCCGGGCTTTGCGGGAAAGCGCGAAATGCTCTGCGGGGGCAAAGCCACGTCCTAG
- a CDS encoding DEAD/DEAH box helicase, protein MTTFHDLGLSKTIVATLSALGFEKATPIQEKAIPLVLEGSDLIGLAQTGTGKTAAFGLPMIEKLLADTRRPDPRNIRALILAPTRELVNQIADNLRDFVKKTPLRVVTVVGGASINKQSEMLNRGTDILVATPGRLLDLVARKSVTLTQARYLVLDEADQMLDLGFIHDLRKISKMVPKNRQTLLFSATMPKLIAELAGEYLSNPKKVEVTPPGKAADKVEQYVHHVPGKDQKTQILKQTLTANPDGLSLVFSRTKHGAEKLMKHLDQVGFKAASIHGNKSQGQRERALKAFRDGEIRVLVATDVAARGIDIPGVTHVYNYDLPEVPDAYVHRIGRTARNGRDGIAIAFCAPDEAHLLRDIERLMGIKIAVASGEAPAEVSTAGPGGKSRKGRNSRGGGQRSGNGRAANRPARQPFGDGAQAEAGAPSGAKRPQHGRPAQKQGDRQNRNHGGNGQPGRPQRSGKPRRPEGQRREQA, encoded by the coding sequence TTGACCACTTTCCACGACCTCGGCCTCTCGAAGACCATCGTCGCCACCCTTTCCGCGCTCGGCTTCGAGAAAGCCACGCCGATCCAGGAAAAGGCCATCCCGCTCGTCCTCGAAGGCTCGGACCTCATCGGCCTCGCCCAGACGGGCACCGGCAAGACGGCCGCCTTCGGCCTGCCGATGATCGAGAAGCTTCTCGCCGACACCCGTCGTCCCGACCCGCGCAACATCCGCGCCCTCATTCTCGCCCCGACCCGCGAACTGGTGAACCAGATCGCTGATAACCTGCGCGACTTCGTGAAGAAGACGCCGCTGCGCGTCGTCACCGTCGTCGGCGGTGCTTCGATCAACAAGCAGTCGGAAATGCTGAACCGCGGCACCGACATCCTCGTCGCCACGCCGGGCCGCCTGCTCGACCTCGTCGCCCGCAAGTCGGTGACGCTGACGCAGGCCCGCTACCTCGTGCTCGACGAAGCTGACCAGATGCTCGATCTGGGCTTCATCCATGACCTGCGCAAGATTTCGAAGATGGTGCCGAAGAACCGCCAGACGCTGCTCTTCTCGGCCACCATGCCGAAGCTGATCGCCGAGCTTGCCGGCGAATATCTCAGCAACCCGAAGAAGGTCGAAGTCACCCCGCCCGGCAAGGCCGCCGACAAGGTGGAGCAGTATGTCCACCACGTTCCCGGCAAGGACCAGAAGACGCAGATCCTAAAGCAGACGCTCACCGCCAACCCGGATGGCCTGTCGCTCGTCTTCTCGCGCACCAAGCACGGCGCCGAGAAGCTGATGAAGCATCTCGACCAGGTCGGCTTCAAGGCCGCCTCGATCCACGGCAACAAGAGCCAGGGCCAGCGCGAGCGTGCCCTCAAGGCTTTCCGTGACGGCGAAATCCGCGTGCTGGTCGCCACCGACGTCGCCGCCCGCGGCATCGACATTCCGGGCGTCACCCACGTCTACAACTACGACCTGCCGGAAGTGCCGGACGCCTATGTCCACCGTATCGGCCGCACGGCCCGCAACGGCCGCGACGGCATCGCCATCGCCTTCTGCGCACCGGACGAAGCACATCTCCTGCGTGACATCGAGCGGCTGATGGGCATCAAGATCGCCGTCGCCAGCGGCGAAGCCCCGGCCGAAGTCAGCACGGCAGGCCCCGGCGGCAAGTCCCGCAAGGGCCGCAACAGCCGTGGCGGCGGCCAGCGCTCCGGCAACGGCCGCGCCGCCAACCGCCCGGCCCGCCAGCCCTTCGGCGACGGCGCACAGGCCGAAGCCGGCGCGCCGTCCGGCGCCAAGCGCCCGCAGCACGGCCGCCCCGCCCAGAAGCAGGGCGACCGCCAGAACCGCAACCACGGCGGCAACGGCCAGCCCGGCCGCCCGCAGCGCAGCGGCAAGCCGCGCCGCCCGGAAGGCCAGCGCCGCGAACAGGCGTAA
- a CDS encoding host attachment protein — MTATTWILAADGNQARLLKGVNLLKDGQQNPEQEIFRWEPKKAQDIMADRPGRSHSSVGPGRSAMEYSSDPVREEQQKFTAEIAGRIDDYAAEGAFDRLVICAAPQTLGDLRSKLSDRARTLTTAEIDRNFSNLPTQKLISSVRSIMFEA, encoded by the coding sequence ATGACCGCTACGACCTGGATTCTCGCCGCCGACGGCAATCAGGCACGCCTGCTCAAGGGGGTAAACCTGCTGAAGGACGGCCAGCAGAATCCGGAGCAGGAAATCTTTCGCTGGGAGCCGAAGAAGGCGCAGGACATCATGGCCGACAGGCCCGGGCGCAGCCATTCCTCCGTCGGTCCCGGCCGTTCCGCCATGGAATATTCCAGCGATCCGGTGCGTGAGGAACAGCAGAAATTCACCGCCGAGATCGCCGGCCGCATCGATGACTATGCTGCCGAAGGCGCTTTCGACCGGCTCGTCATCTGCGCAGCGCCGCAGACGCTGGGCGACCTGCGCAGCAAGCTCTCCGACAGGGCGCGTACGTTGACCACAGCCGAGATCGACAGGAATTTCTCCAACCTGCCGACGCAGAAGCTGATCTCCTCCGTCCGCTCGATCATGTTCGAGGCGTGA
- a CDS encoding PRC-barrel domain-containing protein — MAMQDANIRETQDLIASDKVEGTSVYGADGKHIGAVERLILDKRNGHVSYAVLSFGGFLGIGQDHYPLPWSKLSYDEGLGGYRVDVTKEQVERAPHYESDAEYDWNRRNGKVIHDYYGVPPYWM; from the coding sequence ATGGCCATGCAGGACGCAAACATTCGTGAAACGCAGGATCTCATCGCCAGCGACAAGGTCGAAGGCACCAGCGTCTACGGCGCGGACGGCAAGCATATCGGCGCGGTGGAACGCCTGATTCTCGACAAGCGCAACGGGCATGTATCCTATGCCGTCCTCAGCTTCGGCGGCTTCCTCGGCATCGGGCAGGACCACTATCCCCTGCCCTGGAGCAAGCTGAGCTACGACGAAGGCCTCGGCGGCTATCGCGTCGATGTGACGAAGGAACAGGTGGAGCGCGCACCGCACTATGAAAGCGATGCCGAATACGACTGGAACCGCCGCAACGGCAAGGTGATCCACGACTATTACGGCGTTCCGCCCTACTGGATGTAA
- a CDS encoding NAD(P)/FAD-dependent oxidoreductase codes for MAEADNRGKAVGQPGVDLLVAGGGVMGLWTALFAARQGLSVQLVEKRRIGAGASGGLLGALMPHLPDRWNAKKAFQFDALVSLEGEVAALEAETGLSAGYRRSGRLIPLGKPHNRDIALGHAEDARAAWRTPGRAFAFEVLDAAPVDGWPSGEAMACGLVRDHLAARLAPRSLVAALGAALARLPNVSIREGAGIESLDTAAGTACLDDGTAVAFGHCVLAAGVETFALLAPLGPPLAKPAGVGVKGQAAFLKAAVDPSLPVIFADGLYIVPHDNGLVAIGSTSENSFSDPHGTDGLLDALIEKARSMAPVLADAPVAERWAGLRPKAIGREPMVGRHPDHANVSLMTGGFKVSFGLAHALAREVLHEIKGGTLGVPPSFTVPAHFEEAGRI; via the coding sequence ATGGCAGAAGCCGATAATCGCGGGAAGGCCGTCGGTCAACCGGGCGTGGACCTCCTCGTCGCCGGCGGCGGGGTCATGGGACTCTGGACCGCGCTCTTTGCCGCCCGCCAAGGCCTGTCCGTCCAGCTCGTCGAAAAGCGGCGGATCGGCGCGGGAGCGAGCGGCGGCCTGCTCGGTGCGCTGATGCCGCATCTGCCGGATCGCTGGAACGCCAAGAAGGCCTTCCAGTTCGATGCCCTGGTCTCCCTCGAAGGCGAGGTTGCGGCGCTGGAGGCGGAGACCGGCCTTTCCGCCGGCTACCGGCGCTCCGGCCGACTCATCCCGCTGGGAAAACCCCATAATCGCGACATCGCGCTCGGCCATGCCGAGGATGCCCGCGCGGCCTGGCGCACACCCGGCCGCGCCTTCGCCTTCGAGGTACTGGACGCCGCCCCAGTCGATGGCTGGCCTTCCGGCGAGGCGATGGCCTGCGGGCTTGTCCGCGATCACCTTGCCGCCCGCCTTGCGCCACGCAGCCTCGTTGCCGCCCTCGGCGCGGCGCTTGCACGGCTGCCGAACGTTTCCATCCGCGAGGGCGCCGGTATCGAGAGCCTGGATACGGCGGCCGGGACCGCGTGTCTTGACGACGGAACCGCGGTCGCCTTCGGCCATTGCGTGCTGGCGGCCGGCGTCGAGACCTTCGCCCTGCTGGCCCCGCTCGGCCCGCCACTGGCAAAGCCGGCGGGCGTCGGGGTCAAGGGGCAGGCGGCCTTCCTTAAGGCCGCCGTCGACCCGTCCCTTCCGGTGATTTTCGCGGACGGCCTTTATATCGTGCCGCATGACAACGGTCTCGTCGCCATCGGCAGCACCAGCGAGAACAGCTTCTCCGATCCGCATGGCACCGATGGGCTTCTCGACGCCCTCATAGAAAAGGCGCGCTCCATGGCGCCGGTTCTTGCGGACGCGCCTGTCGCCGAGCGCTGGGCCGGGCTTCGGCCCAAGGCCATCGGCCGGGAGCCTATGGTCGGACGGCACCCGGATCATGCGAATGTCAGCCTGATGACCGGGGGCTTCAAGGTGAGCTTCGGCCTCGCGCATGCGCTGGCCCGCGAAGTGCTGCACGAGATAAAGGGCGGCACGCTCGGCGTACCGCCCTCCTTTACCGTTCCGGCACACTTCGAGGAAGCCGGACGGATCTGA
- the uraD gene encoding 2-oxo-4-hydroxy-4-carboxy-5-ureidoimidazoline decarboxylase, with protein MIDRADFLDRFGGVFEHSPFIAERALDAGSVALPLTAAGVHGALTEAFRKASHAEQLGVLRAHPDLAGKLAIAGELTEDSRKEQAGAGLDRLSPEEHARFTRSNTDYTEKFGFPFIIAVKGLDKSDILAAFETRIGNTADEEFETAKAQVERIALLRLNALLPGD; from the coding sequence ATGATCGACCGGGCCGATTTCCTCGACCGCTTCGGCGGCGTCTTCGAGCATTCGCCCTTCATCGCAGAGCGGGCGCTCGACGCCGGTTCCGTCGCGCTGCCCCTGACGGCGGCGGGCGTGCACGGCGCGCTGACCGAGGCGTTCCGTAAGGCGAGCCATGCCGAGCAGCTCGGCGTGCTGCGCGCCCACCCGGACCTTGCCGGAAAGCTCGCCATCGCCGGCGAATTGACGGAGGACAGCCGCAAGGAACAGGCCGGCGCCGGTCTCGACCGGCTCAGCCCGGAAGAGCACGCGCGTTTTACCCGATCCAACACCGATTACACGGAAAAGTTTGGCTTCCCCTTCATCATTGCCGTGAAGGGGCTTGACAAGAGCGACATCCTTGCCGCTTTCGAGACACGCATCGGCAATACGGCCGATGAGGAATTCGAAACCGCGAAAGCCCAGGTGGAGCGCATTGCGCTCCTGCGCTTGAATGCTCTGCTCCCCGGAGATTGA